The DNA region TTGTGTTCGCCCGTTACAGAATCTGTATAAGTTACTATCATTAAGGCTCCACTACCTTGTTTATCATAGGGGTGGGCGATGATTGAACGCCTGCCTTCTGGAGTGATATTATTATAAAATTCCTTACCAAATTGAGTAGCACTTTTGGTCGCCTCGACCGCAATTGCATCATTTAATGTTTGGTTATAGCGGAGCAGAGATTTAATTAAATTAAAGGCGAATTCTTGGTTATTCCTAGCATGCAATAACACTACACTAGGAGTGTAGTAATTATATAACAGTGTAATTACTACACCCAAAAATACTCCCGATAGAATTTTCGCAAAGTTATCTTTTTTGGACATTTTATTTTAATAATAGATATTAATGTTCAACAATCAGTGGGGCAGCCAATTCAGCTGCCTTAGTATGTATACTACTCGTCTTTCAAAAATTGTTTTTTATTTTATCATGGAATCACGTGCTCACGTACTGGCATGTATGCTGCGCGCGCTCGCCATTTAAAATAAAAAACAATTCTTGAAGTACGAGCAGTATACTCATTTGCGCAGCCTATCTCTTTCAAATTCTCTGCTGATGCACGCTGAGAAAGGACTCTATTATTTTTCTTCAAACTCTGAATCTGTAGATGTATCTCCTGGATTGTCAGAAGGCTGGGTTAAGTCTTCTTTATTATACTCTTTTAGTATATACCCTCGTCCCCACACTGTATCAATATAGTTGGTTCCTCCAGCAGCATCAGCTAATTTTTTACGTAATTTACATATAAAGACATCTATAATTTTAATCTCTGGCTCCTCAATACTACTATACAGATGATTTAAAAACATTTCTTTACTTAAGACTGTTCCTCTACGCATGACTAATAATTCTAGAATCGCATATTCTTTATTGGTCAAATGCACTTTTGTGCCTGAAACTTCTACCGTCCTAGTATCAAGGTGCATCGTGACTTTATCAAACTTAATAACTGATTCAGAATGACCTTTGGAACGACGGCTAATAGCATGAATACGCGCAACTAGTTCAGCACGGTTAAATGGTTTAGTTAAATAATCATCTGCTCCACTGGTAAGACCTTTTATTTTTTGATCCACTGTAGTAAGACCCGATAAAATTAATATTGGAGTTTTGACTTTAGCAGAGCGTAATCTGAGTAACACCTCAAGCCCATCTATATCTGGTAACATAAGGTCTAAGATAATTAAATCATAGTTATAGATTTTACCTATCTCTATACCCTCTGCCCCAAATTCTACTACTTCACAAATAATTCCTTCTGAAGCTAACGTTAGTTCAATAGAACTCGCTACTTCACTATCATCTTCTATCAGAAGTACTCTCATTATTCTCTTCTCCTTTATACAATTTGTTTTTTTATTTTTATCAGCGATACTTTTTCGTTATCACTGAGCATTTATAAACTATAAGTTAACAACGTCATCCTATCAATAATAAAAATATTATCTACCATAGTCAATTTATATGATCTAATTTCTTATCACTATTTTAATTTAATTATTAGGTTGAGTTATTTTTTAGCAAAAATTAATAGGATTTTTACCAATAACTCATTCTTAATATTTTTAAAAACCAGTTTTATTTTAAATAAACAGAACTAAAATTAAGACATTTTATTAAGCTGACACCCAGTGCGCAACAAGGTTTTTCGCTCACTTAGGGCAATATCAGGTTAAAGATGTTCTGCAGTCCTAATACATAATTTCTTAGCAGTTAGTATATAACTATTCATCCTTTCAGAATTGTTTTTTTATTTTATCGTGAACTCACGTGCTCACGTACGCTGCGGTTTTGCAAGAGAAAATGCCTATAAATCTATTCATTCTATAGAAATGTTTGCAGAACCTAGTTAGTGCTGCTGAAGTGCCTAAATTAAGACAATTTAATAGTCATTAATTTCCCTCTTCTTCTTGCAATTTTTTATTATATAATGTCCCAAAATCAATTGGGTCAATCATTAACGGCTGAAAGCCCCCATCTTGGGTTACATCAGAAATAATTTTTCTTGCAAACGGAAAAATCATTGCCGGACAATGAATCGCCAATACCATTTTATGCTGTTCTGTAGGAATATTAATTAAATTAAAAATCCCAGCATATTTTAACTCAACTATAAATAGCTTATGGTTTTCATTCCTAGCTTTAGCTTCTATACTTAATTCTACCTCATAAAAGTTCTCTTCCGGTAAACTAACAATATTAAGGTCCAAAAATAAGTCAATTTGTGGGTTACGATCTAAAGCTCCTAAAGAGCCTGGAGCGTTCGGATTTTCAAAAGAAAGATCTTTTATATATTGAGCATTTATAGAAATATGGGGCATTTCTTGGTGCTTATGTTCTGTCATAATTTTAAGTGTTCCTTATATTTACAAATTATTTAACACCAGCTTGCAAGCTGCTGACTAATGGATAAAGTTATAGCAAAGAAGCATATATTAGCTAATAGCACAACCGCAGTGAAGCTTAATAGCATAAGGTTTTAGCTTATTTAATTGCTTGTCCCTCATTACTGATAACTATCTTCTCTCCAAGTTCTTATATTCTTTTATCTTATTCCATTATTACTTCATTAGACCTCTTGCATAACCTAATCTAATTGGTAATTTTGTCGTCG from Candidatus Tisiphia endosymbiont of Beris chalybata includes:
- the ctrA gene encoding response regulator transcription factor CtrA gives rise to the protein MRVLLIEDDSEVASSIELTLASEGIICEVVEFGAEGIEIGKIYNYDLIILDLMLPDIDGLEVLLRLRSAKVKTPILILSGLTTVDQKIKGLTSGADDYLTKPFNRAELVARIHAISRRSKGHSESVIKFDKVTMHLDTRTVEVSGTKVHLTNKEYAILELLVMRRGTVLSKEMFLNHLYSSIEEPEIKIIDVFICKLRKKLADAAGGTNYIDTVWGRGYILKEYNKEDLTQPSDNPGDTSTDSEFEEK
- the secB gene encoding protein-export chaperone SecB; its protein translation is MTEHKHQEMPHISINAQYIKDLSFENPNAPGSLGALDRNPQIDLFLDLNIVSLPEENFYEVELSIEAKARNENHKLFIVELKYAGIFNLINIPTEQHKMVLAIHCPAMIFPFARKIISDVTQDGGFQPLMIDPIDFGTLYNKKLQEEEGN